The Cryptomeria japonica chromosome 2, Sugi_1.0, whole genome shotgun sequence region tgcccaaTCAGTGAAGCCCTCGTTCTTTTAAAGCTCTCATTTTGGCATAGGTAAGGAAGATGCTGAAAAATATTGCTTCGTAAGGCTTTACATCTACAAATTATATTTGATCAAAattttctaaatcttttcaaaaaatgCATTTTGTGCATCTCTTGCAACCATAACATTCAATGACACCAAATTTATTTGAGGCATCCTGTCAAACAATGTACATGCCTCGCCTATGTTTCCATATTTTGCAAACATGTCTACATAGattttccaactataatatctaaATAATCCCCCTTTGATGGATGCTCATactccataccttgttccaaagctatGACTTACTTCCATGAGGATTACACCAAAGTTGTAGATATCAACTTTTCAACTTACACAATGAATATCAATCTCATCAATAACTACAATCTCCGCAAATGCGCAACAAACATCAATCTCTGCCCATatacaataaatatatattttagaaCTTAATGATAAAAATGTATGAAATATATTGTTGTAGCAATTTCAAGATTaaattgtgtgtatattttttcatcaacattttagatcacaccccatgatccatcatcaagatgatagcGAGTATGAGGACATAAAAATGGGTTTAGAACTTATCAACAAATCGATAATCTTTACCTAGAGTGATGTGCCCAATGATCCCATCAGAAGTCGCCTTACTCTTTGGTTGGAGATGACTCCATACTATCACAACAGTATCATAATCACTCACATGAACTTCATAGCCTTTATGTAGAAGAATGTTAGTGGGTGTTAAATGTTAATGAACTTTTTGTTGCATTTGATGGGCAGGAAAATAAGTTTAAAAAATTAAACGTGCGGGAATAAAGTGAACAAAAAAATAGTTTAGAAATTAAACAAGTGCGAGAGTGAAGTGAATGAAAGTAATAATGATAGagaacaatgataggaaggataggTTAGAAGGGCCCACACTAGCCACCTAAGTGATCAAATTTTAGGCAGGGGTCTCATGGAGGGGCTTAAGCTTCTATTTTTAAGGTGTAATGTGTTGAAAAGTGATGGTGttgagatcaagtggaaagctttaccttcctcaagaaaggagtgaaagtttcacaaaggattcccttcaacttctcatgcacattacatttaaaagaggggggttgaattcattAGATTTTTCCTTAGAGTTTGAAtcctaaatgaattgataatgatttggaccgagttgaaagtgtacttggtcctccaaaaaatccgcacgtcgaaaagggtttttccatctctgaaaatgaagcccaaaccaacaattacaactgcacacctgcaacttgcacacataaaaatgttgttgggattgggggttcggtttgactttaggtcaaaccccattttggaattaaccaaatgatgaaaaatacttgcaagtaaatgaaaggaaatgtttgaagtagaattaacctcaagagaggatgcaattgaaatgtagatagagttgtttgaaaggatatgtggaattgaatgtcttgaatgttgaaagagatctcctcttcaatggttgaatccttgacttgaatgcaacacctagccttgaaaggaaacttgaaatgctcaatgcttgaatggatgcttgaatgcttgcacttgatttCACTTATCGAACTTATTGAACTTGTTCAAATAGGAGAggaaaatgctccttatatacttaccAATTAGGGTTTTAAACTGATTttccatcttaggccgacataggaaaactttttcacACTCGcgattgacaagcccaatgcaagaatAGGACAAgggagccccaaaatagggcagggataggggcgccatgcccttgtcctgccctGATTTAGGGCAGGAAGTGAGAGCAGGTAGTgcggggtgcaagaaaatgcaagtttttgatggTATGAACATGTCTCTggtctccaattaggcttagggattcgtccaccaatgcgaagacccaaatgtggtcacaattttatgacgctacataaGGAAGAGGTGGTTTCATCAACAATTCTTTTTTGCTATCgtattatttggaatcttttcttaAAAAATAGAAGCCCCGACTTTTTAGGCCTACAAATTTAAGCAGGTAAAAATGGGGTGGGACTAGAAATTGTCCCACCAGCTTATAAATATTTTATGCCATTTGTCAAtgatctaaattttaaaaatagaactaAATTTATTTACCACCAATTTGATTAATTTAGGAGCTTAAACTTAAGTTGATTTGCACTACAAAGTTCATACAATTGTGGCATCCTTATatttaggagcttaaattttttaatttttaagttgaACTACAATACAAAATTCATGGGATCGCcagctttaaaatattcctaaaaaatctcagcaGTTCTAGCTCTATTGATTTGGAATCCTCCCTCCATGAGACCCAGCCTTAGAGTGTGCCGGTTAAGCCCAACCCTTTCTTTGTACTTTAGTATTCTTTGCTTTTTTATGATTTGTTTAGAAACAAACACAtattgatggttttgtgtttttaaTATATGCTTTTTTTCACCCTTAGATTTTGAATAATTCATATCATTAGTTAGAATAATATTTCTCTAGGTCTGCTTTAGTATCAATGATGATTTAAGGTGTAAGAGTTCACTAGATGTAAATTAAGTGTGATTTTTTAAAGTTACCGACCATACCTTTTTTTTCAGTGAGATGCAAATTAGGTGTGGTTTTCTTTTAACTTAATAACCAAACATTGATTAGCTATTAAATTTAGTTTTTACATTCCTTGATTTATACTCTCCAAGATATTATATAATGTATATTTATTATggcgtaaccattgcacctccttttagtgcaagtgctagtttatactttttttaccaccatcttttaAATTATTATCTAGATAATTGAAAGGTTCAAGAAGAAGAGAATAGCAATGAATTTGTTTAAATAAATGAAaagatatacatacatagatatgcataaaagaaaatagtgatgaatttgtttaaataaatgtaaagaTGTTGAATTtagaatacacacacacaacacacatgTATTCAATTAGCCCAAGTTGGTGGAAGCTCATTAAATGAGCATTTATTTCATaagattatttatatttattttgccCCCCTCAAGGTACCATAGATGCTACAAATAATTAAGCGGATGACATGGTAAGGGCATAAGCCATCAGATGTATATGGTGCATCCCATCTTAGGTATGGATGTTATATATGATGTTGCTTGCATTTTGGTTGGTTGGATAATCAGTGcagactttacattttggtgaaataaaatgtatttttctaaaaaaatcatatTATTTAAAGTGTCATTAATCAGATTATTCttaaaaattataaagaaataaAGTCAATTCATTCTCCCTatgatttaatatttttctttaatatggaAATGATCTTGAAAATTATAAAAAGATAAAAGTCGATTCCcctctttttttaatttattatatttataaattgttattgtttatgttaaATGTCATTATTAAAAAACTCTAAAATGTTATAAAACTAAAGTCAACTcccttctttttctattttaaatCATTACCATTTAAGTGTCATTAATCAAAATAATCTTTCAAAATtataaaaaactaaaagtcaatCGCCCTCTTTGGGTTTCTTCCTATATAATATAAAAGATTTGAAGATTATTTGATGCAAGTACTTTTAAAATTCCCTAAGCGGAATGGCTGCTCAATAAAGCTTAAAGCTTAAGAGAGTTCAAaagaatacatacatatatacatatatgtacacacacatatacatacatatatacatatacatacatagatatgtatagAAGAAAATAGTGATGaatttgtttaaataaatgtaaagaTTATATGAGCATTCATTCAATTagttgaagttggtgaaagctcatTAAATGAGCATTTTTTTCATTaagattatttatatttatatttatttttgccCCCTCATAGATGCTATAAAGGATTAAGCAGGCTGACATAGTAAGGGCATAAGCCATCAATATATATGGTGCATCCCATTTTAGGTGTGGAAGTTATATAGGACGTGGTTTGCATTTTGGTTGGATAATGGGTGGAGACTTTTAATTGATTCATTGTAGAGTCCTTAAGTCATCTaatgtgaaataattaataaataaataaagtcaaaTGTGCATCCTAGATATGCATAGACATTTTGGTGAGAAATAAAAGGTATTTCTCTACATATATCATATTATTTAAAGTGTCATTAATGAGAATATTCTGAAAAATTATAAAGAAATAAAAGTCAATTCATTCTATCTAcgattttatatttttctttaatataaaaatgatcctaaaaattataaaaagataaaaatcaattcctctctttttctctatttattatatttataaattaataatgTTTATGTTAAATATCATtattaaaaattgtaaaatgttataaaaataaaatcagctcccttctttttctattttaaatCATTACTATTTAACTGTCAttaatttttcaaataaaaaactaaaagtcaatCGCCCTCTTTGGGTTTCTTCCTAGGTATATAATATAAAAGATTTGAAGATTATCTGATGTAAGTACTTTTAAAATTCTGAGAGCAGAATGGCTGCTCAATAAAGCTTAAAGCTTAAGAGAGTTCAGAAGATAAACGGATTGAGTCGTAATGCAAATCTCTATGATTTTTCTGGAGTCAGCTTCAATTAATGTAATTACTGAGATGAAAAATGGGAAAAGTGGGCTTAGGAGAATATCAGATGCCTCAGTTGTTAGGAGTTCAGAGGCAGAGGCAGAGCTTCAGCTTCAGCCTCGTGTTCACAAGACTAAAAACAAGCCAGGAACTCGGCTATGGATGCGCTTCGACGCAGGTGGGAATTCAGAAGTGCTGGAATGCGATAAGCACATGATCATGAAGCGCGTCTCAATTCCTGCAAGGGATTTGAGGATCCTTGGTCCAGTCTTTTCGCATTCAGCAAACATTTTAGGTGAGTTTTCTTACTCTCTAATGTCACTTATAGTGCTCTTTCACTGCCCTTACATATATTCCTTTTACGGAATTTTCATGTAATTTGGCGAATTGTTGACAAGTAACCTGTAATTGGTGACGAGTAATTTTGAATTGGGGGTTGTTTATGAACATAGAGAAAAATAAGTTCGAGAAAAAGAAATGAAAGGGCTTTTAAGGTCTATCATGGAAAATACTGTTTAGCTCTTTCGTCCTTCCATGTTGGTGTTTCCCATCCAGTCTAGCTTTGATTGCTAGACTAGGATTACTGACCAGCCAGTCCGTAAGGAGCGTAACTCAGGTTCTAAAGATACTTTTGTTTCTATGTTACTTGGCATTTTCATCCATCTGCTTTATATGCCCAAAATCCCCCACCTCTTATCTGGTCTTTCAACTATATCAGGGTTTGGCTTTATACCATCATATAACTTATTTGTATTGTAGTACGACAGATGCTTACAATGGTTCCATATGGAGTCTTGACAGATAAGTTCTTCGTTGGACCATTGACATTAAAAGCCAGATTGGGGTCCAGAAGTGCTTTTTAGAGATATAATTTATTTTCAGTTGATGCTGTTTATTTTTCAAATCCCATCTTATCAGAAAGTCATCATGGTTTTACTTCTTTGAAAGTCTTGTTATCCGGAGGCTTCAGCAACATATAGATTTAGAAAATAATTGATAAAATTCATATAATGGAAGAGCGATGGTAAATAGAAGTACATGTCTCCCCTTTCGATCACCCATAGGCTATGACAATGGCACTTAAAGAAATTTATTCAAGGAATAAGTTGGCACCATATTTTTTTAACTTGCTTGAAGCAACAAATGTACAGGAAGTCTATTTGATGTAAAGTTTTTCGACTTTTTCTGTACTAACTCAGCTTTCAAAAGGTTATTAGGGAATTCTCCATATTCGATACTGCTAATTTAAGTGCAAATTAAAATTGACGAACAATTGTGTTCGGAAGGATGATTCCTCTGGTACAGTGAAGAAGAAAAAGTTACAGTGCTAATAATTATCTGACTATAGTCCAAGACATTCGACAAGAAGATGAAAACATTTAGTAAAATATATATGGCAATCTCTTATACTGTCTTGTTTGAAATGTGGGTTTATAAttcctttattttttaagtttCCTGAGTATCATTCAAGCCATATTGTTGGGTGAAATTATTTATTGATCAGtgattattaatttatttgtatGATACTTACTATTCTGTTATGGTACCATAATTGTGTTTTGACATGTTGTGTAGGGGCGTCTTTTGAATAGTTTTAACGCAGAATATTTGTTAGTAACTTTTGAGTTTCTCAACAACTTGAAATGGAAACAGTTCATATTTGTTGATTGAATGTATTCCATAATCTATTTCTTTTATGGTTCTTGTTGTGGTGTTTCTGGGCTTAAAATTACAGGGAGTCTGTTTACTGTTTGGTTTATTGGATTCAATACACAGCTAGGGAGAAAGCCATGGTGGTCAATTTGGAATTTATAAAGGCTATTGTTACTGCTGAAGAGATCTTCTTGCTTGATCCATTGAACCAAGCTGTTCTTCAATTTGTGGATCAACTCAGGCAACAACTTCCCTGCAAAATATCATCTAAGATTCAGGGAAGTAATTCCACAGGCCAGAAGGAAAAGTCTGGCACTTGTGCTTCAACTTCACCTGGACCCTGGCTACCTGTCCCAGAAGCATTAGATGGGTTGCAGTATGAACTTCCATTTGAGTTCCGTGTATTGGAAATAGCTTTGGAGGTGGTTTGTACATACATGGATACAAATGTTGCAGAACTTGAGCGAGAGGCTTACCCTGTATTGGATGAGCTGGTTAGAAATGTCAGTACCAAGAACCTTGAGCATGTGCGGAGCCTGAAAAGCAATCTTACTCATCTCCTTGCACGGGCGCAGAAGGTATGGTAGAAATTTTTATTGTGTATACTGCTATAAATATTATCTTTGTGAGACAAGAAAAGTAAATATAAAATTAGCTTTTTCTATTAATAATTATGCTGCTATCCATAAAGTTATGCATGATGAACTAAATAAACTTATGAATGTGAATTAGAGGAAAGCCTCTAGTTTTGTTTTGAAATTTCTATTCTGCAGTATCTGCTTTTGTTCTTGTATTCTTCATACTTTTGCATTTGCACATGCAATACACAAACCACCATAAGATGACTTAATGTTACATGTTTTGTGGTCCATTGACAATTTTTTCTTGATTAATCTCATTTTATTACTTGTAAAAGATGTTATTGTAGCATGAACTTTTGTAGGTTTGTTTAGCAACTCAAGATTATGCCAAGATCCTACTGCTTAGGAAATATATTGTGGATCTTGATTGTGAACACATTCACATACCTGTTATCTCATGCTTGGGTAGGAAGACATAATTCTAGGACTTCTCATTATTATTGATGTATGTTGTCTTTAGCATTTAACATAAATCTAAGCTTTTCTGTGGAAGAGGAAAAATGATTAAAAACAAGCTGCACAAGACTGATTAGAGATCTTATGGATTACGTTCATATCATATATTAGATTAAACTGAGATATGGATGGAAACACCATATCTTATCATTCATAAATATGAAGAAAGATGTCTTGAGACATCAATTCATACAACCACCTAGattccaaaaggcatcacattgaTTAAAATTTACTATTTATGCGATTTTTATGGAGTAACAAAGTCTAAAAGTCATTTTCAAACTATATGGTGTCATTTCTTATAATTTTATATAAATCTTTCTATATATGTATAGTTCTGCTTAGGAAAATTAGGAGTACATGTCCTACATATAGCagcatttatttattttcaatgttGATTCATTTGAACAGGTAAGGGATGAACTTGAACACCTTCTAGATAATGATGAAGATATGGCTGATTTGTATTTAACTCGAAAGTATTTACAGAATCAACAATTGGAAGCTTCAGTAACAGCTGGAGGTCCAAGTGGTTTAGCTATTACGCCCAAATTATCTCGCTCACTGAGCGCTCCTAGCTTTATTGATAGTGTTTCTGGGGATGAAGATGAGGTAGAAGACCTTGAAATGCTGTTGGAGGCCTATTTCATGCAACTTGATGGAACTGGAAACAAGATTCTGTCGGTGAGTATATTTCCTCCTGCCAATATCACCATCAACTAGGGCAAATTGGGGTAAACTCAACATTTCAACAAAATGTACTGCTAATGCTGTTTTTCCTCATATCCTTCACCATTCTGTTTGCTTTGTtgtgttattttaaaaaataatgtttTACTGTATTTTTATAGTTTAGTTAGAGTTACAGTTATAACACAAGTGAACTGAGACAGAAAAGAGAAAATGATATGGATTGGGGAATATATTTCTGTACAATTAAAAAGGTTAAAGGGTTGTAGGTCAaggatatttaatatttattctacttGGGTAAGTTCTAGGATTGCGGAAATGAGAAATAACAATTTAACAACTTTGCAAAATCAGGGCACGCCAAAGCAGGTTGACAAGAAATTGTACAAAGATACAATAGATTAAAATTTGGAAGTATCAAATTTTTACTTTACTTGAGAGTGGGAAATGTTGGTTTCATCCCCTGCACTTTATTTCCTGCAGCTTAGGATTTGAATTTAATGAAGGTAGAATGCATATGAAAGAGTAAAGTGCTCTAAGGAAAGGCTACTAATGTTTTGTTGATATATTGAAATACTAATAAAACATAAAATTTGCTAGCGACTTATCAATCAACGTTGCAGTGTTTTTGAAATCTTTTTGAAATCCAAAAACTTGCCAGCAGATGACTAACTTTGAACTCAATTTAAAAGGTAAGTAGGTTCTTGTAAGTTAATTTCATTATTTGCTGCAGGCTCTGTACGAGCACTGGACAGCCTCATCTCTCAACCCTCTTACCTTTCCTGTAAAAATCCTTCTGGATTGAATTCCCTTTTTTTAAAATTACACTTGAACAATAAGGACCCAAGGGGCCACATGAAGTCCATACCGGTGACAACATTTCCTCTTGATCAACGAATGTAGGTGATAACCTCTGCAACCCAGCTGTAGGAATGAAATCTAATTTCCTACAAACTTCAAAATCCTTCCTCCTACAACCCTCCTTTAGTACTTCCTCAGAAAGGGTTGTGCATGCTTCATTGGCTCCATCCATCAAGGGGCCTTCTACTCATCATTGAGAGGTTGTGAAGACAAAGGTTGCTAGTTTTTCCTCCAGAAAGATTGCTTTCTTTTGTCGCTTGGGCAAGCCAGCTCTGAACGACCCTCTTTGAGGCAGCAATGGCAAACAACCATGGAAttctcaaggactatttgttgcACTTATTTACCCAATTCAGAGGACAAGGTAATCCTAGAAGGGAGCCCAGGAACCCTTGGCTATGCACATCCATGTAACCGCAGAACCTTGCAAACAACAATCACTTCTTGCATTTGGTGATCATATTCATATCCATCGCAATGAACTATCCAAAAGACTTGGCTATGCAAATGAAGACTTCCTCATCCCGAGGGAGCCTGACCCAAACCTGAATCCTATTGATGCATACTTTCTCAAGGTCAAAGCCAGTTGACCATTTTTTAAGGCATAAACCATTTTTACAAAGAAATCACAGGCCATTCAAAAGAGGCTGTGCATGGTCTTCATGGTTTGTGAAGGAGATTAGAAAGAAACCCTTTAGCATAGCTACAATCTCAAATGACCCTCGACTTTCCATTTTTGTTGTGCCCATTTTTCGAACATGTCAATATTTGGACGAGTTCCAAATTTTTTTCGCAACAAGTGAATTTCTAGACATGGCAGCC contains the following coding sequences:
- the LOC131063003 gene encoding magnesium transporter MRS2-4 isoform X1 — its product is MQISMIFLESASINVITEMKNGKSGLRRISDASVVRSSEAEAELQLQPRVHKTKNKPGTRLWMRFDAGGNSEVLECDKHMIMKRVSIPARDLRILGPVFSHSANILAREKAMVVNLEFIKAIVTAEEIFLLDPLNQAVLQFVDQLRQQLPCKISSKIQGSNSTGQKEKSGTCASTSPGPWLPVPEALDGLQYELPFEFRVLEIALEVVCTYMDTNVAELEREAYPVLDELVRNVSTKNLEHVRSLKSNLTHLLARAQKVRDELEHLLDNDEDMADLYLTRKYLQNQQLEASVTAGGPSGLAITPKLSRSLSAPSFIDSVSGDEDEVEDLEMLLEAYFMQLDGTGNKILSVREYIDDTEDYVNIQLDNHRNELIQFQLTLAIASFVIVLPTVLAGILGMNIHCPLYDVQGIFFTFWGSILSGFVALFFIIVGYARRKLGT
- the LOC131063003 gene encoding magnesium transporter MRS2-4 isoform X2, with amino-acid sequence MQISMIFLESASINVITEMKNGKSGLRRISDASVVRSSEAEAELQLQPRVHKTKNKPGTRLWMRFDAGGNSEVLECDKHMIMKRVSIPARDLRILGPVFSHSANILAREKAMVVNLEFIKAIVTAEEIFLLDPLNQAVLQFVDQLRQQLPCKISSKIQGSNSTGQKEKSGTCASTSPGPWLPVPEALDGLQYELPFEFRVLEIALEVVCTYMDTNVAELEREAYPVLDELVRNVSTKNLEHVRSLKSNLTHLLARAQKYLQNQQLEASVTAGGPSGLAITPKLSRSLSAPSFIDSVSGDEDEVEDLEMLLEAYFMQLDGTGNKILSVREYIDDTEDYVNIQLDNHRNELIQFQLTLAIASFVIVLPTVLAGILGMNIHCPLYDVQGIFFTFWGSILSGFVALFFIIVGYARRKLGT
- the LOC131063003 gene encoding magnesium transporter MRS2-4 isoform X3, which gives rise to MQISMIFLESASINVITEMKNGKSGLRRISDASVVRSSEAEAELQLQPRVHKTKNKPGTRLWMRFDAGGNSEVLECDKHMIMKRVSIPARDLRILGPVFSHSANILAREKAMVVNLEFIKAIVTAEEIFLLDPLNQAVLQFVDQLRQQLPCKISSKIQGSNSTGQKEKSGTCASTSPGPWLPVPEALDGLQYELPFEFRVLEIALEVVCTYMDTNVAELEREAYPVLDELVRNVSTKNLEHVRSLKSNLTHLLARAQKNQQLEASVTAGGPSGLAITPKLSRSLSAPSFIDSVSGDEDEVEDLEMLLEAYFMQLDGTGNKILSVREYIDDTEDYVNIQLDNHRNELIQFQLTLAIASFVIVLPTVLAGILGMNIHCPLYDVQGIFFTFWGSILSGFVALFFIIVGYARRKLGT